One Dreissena polymorpha isolate Duluth1 chromosome 9, UMN_Dpol_1.0, whole genome shotgun sequence genomic window carries:
- the LOC127844533 gene encoding protein VAC14 homolog isoform X5, translating to MTDKEYSPLTSVCVKALNDKLYERRKQGALEIEKIMKEFVQKKEETNVKAVLKILGDNFALSSNPNARKGGLIGLAAASIALGKDTCRYVNELVKPVLACFRDADSQVRYYSCEALYNIVKVTRGAVLPFFNEIFDALSKLSSDPDQNVKSGTELLDRLMKDIVTESSSFDLVSFIPLLRERIYNKNEFARQFIVSWIVTLDAVPDINMLVFLPEILDGLFLILDDRKPEIRKMCQDCLCEFLTGIKNSKSYLNFSQMANILIVHSENMDDDNISYMAITWLREFVLIAGRLMLPYVSGILHTTLPRLALEDIENKSKKNVREAAEGLNRVVIELIEDLDDNPTPAPTPAPTPAQESPSRETTLGSRAGEIIVTSKGEVTATERQIEGVEATQNDIGQTLYKLSTCDVTPRSLQLDVLSVISILCELVRHHELQTRLASLRWFRHLLIKVPNKTFRHMNMVFPELMRTLADIDQSDETVLLALETLAKITAFPVDPSAILPAAQFYSTQQPKDHSNTDQAHKNSPEHKSPVHSSSYIEILVQTLSKKIQTVSVTNRYFLDFMVQLLEAFKKDRNILERRGAFIIRQLCLQLHPEDIFQTLSEILIVELDMKFACTMVQTLNTILLTSTELFALRNRLKDLNSKESCELFSCLYRSWSHSPVATVALCYLTQNYTHACNLIQVLYPCVTSHRTTHMPATSYKSCILVLPHTELHTCLQPHTSLVSLCYLTQNYTHACNLIQVFGNLEITVDFLNEIDKLIQLIESPIFAYLRLQLLDEAYSQDLIKSLYGLLMLLPQAEPFTLLRNRLNCIPHYQLAALTAKPSQTNSGRRNEFVAAIDFDQLLKHFESLQVLHREARRRHLGYVSGCI from the exons AATAATGAAAGAGTTTGTTCAAAAGAAGGAAGAAACTAACGTCAAGGCAGTGTTGAAGATACTGGGTGATAACTTTGCCCTGTCAAGCAACCCAAATGCACGGAAAGGGGGCCTGATTGGCCTGGCTGCAGCATCTATTGCTCTTGGAAAA GACACCTGTCGCTATGTGAATGAGCTAGTAAAGCCTGTGCTGGCGTGTTTCCGTGACGCTGACAGCCAGGTGCGCTACTACTCCTGTGAGGCCCTCTACAACATTGTCAAGGTCACAAGAGGAGCTGTCCTTCCATTCTTCAATGAAATTTTTGATGCCCTTAGCAAG ttgAGTTCTGATCCAGACCAAAATGTGAAGAGTGGAACAGAATTACTGGATAGACTTATGAAA GACATTGTAACAGAGAGCTCTTCATTTGATCTGGTCTCCTTCATTCCACTGCTGAGAGAGCGGATATACAACAAAAATGAGTTTGCCCGTCAGTTCATTGTATCTTGG ATTGTTACCCTGGACGCAGTCCCAGACATAAACATGCTGGTCTTCCTGCCGGAGATACTGGATGGTCTCTTCCTCATCTTGGATGATAGAAAACCAGAAATCAGGAAAAT GTGCCAAGACTGCCTATGTGAGTTCCTCACAGGGATCAAGAACTCCAAGTCCTACTTGAACTTTTCACAGATGGCCAACATTCTGATAGTTCACAGTGAGAACATGGATG ATGACAACATCAGCTACATGGCGATCACGTGGCTGCGAGAGTTTGTGCTGATTGCTGGGCGCCTCATGCTGCCCTACGTTTCAGGCATACTACACACCACCCTGCCTAGACTGGCTCTGGAGGACATAGAAAATAAAAGCAAGAAAAA TGTACGTGAGGCAGCGGAGGGTCTCAACCGTGTTGTGATAGAGCTGATAGAAGATCTCGACGACAACCCCACACCTGCCCCCACACCCGCCCCAACCCCGGCCCAGGAGAGCCCCTCAAGGGAGACCACTCTAGGGAGCAGGGCAGGGGAGATAATAGTCACATCAAAAGGAGAAGTAACAGCTACTGAGAGGCAGATCGAGGGAGTGGAAGCCACACAGAATGATAT TGGGCAAACCTTGTATAAACTGTCAACATGTGATGTGACGCCTAG GTCCCTACAGCTGGATGTGCTGTCAGTGATAAGTATCCTTTGTGAGTTGGTGCGCCATCATGAGCTGCAGACCCGCCTCGCCTCCCTGCGCTGGTTCAGACACCTTCTCATTAAGGTCCCAAACAAG ACATTCCGACACATGAACATGGTATTCCCTGAGCTGATGAGGACCCTGGCAGACATTGACCAGTCAGATGAA ACTGTGCTGCTTGCCCTGGAGACCCTTGCTAAGATTACTGCCTTCCCCGTGGATCCAAGCGCCATACTCCCAGCTGCGCAGTTTTACAGTACACAACAGCCTAAGGACCATAGCAACACAGACCAGGCACACAAGAATAGCCCTGAACATAAAAGCCCTGTACATAGTTCATCATATATTGAAATCTTAGTGCAGActttaagtaagaaaatacaaactgTGAGTGTGACTAATAGATATTTCCTAGATTTTATGGTGCAGTTGCTGGAAGCATTTAAAAAAGACAGAAATATACTGGAGCGTAGGGGAGCTTTCATTATCAG ACAGCTGTGCCTGCAGCTTCACCCAGAGGACATTTTCCAGACGCTGTCAGAGATCTTGATAGTAGAACTGGACATGAAGTTTGCCTGCACCATGGTCCAGACACTCAACACCATCCTGCTCACCTCCACTGAGCTCTTCGCACTCAGGAACAGGCTCAAGGATCTCAACAGCAAG GAGAGCTGTGAGCTGTTTAGCTGCCTGTACCGGTCCTGGTCTCACAGCCCGGTGGCCACAGTGGCACTGTGTTACCTCACACAGAACTACACACATGCCTGCAACCTCATACAAGTCTTGTATCCTTGTGTTAC CTCACACAGAACTACACACATGCCTGCAACCTCATACAAGTCTTGTATCCTTGTGTTAC CTCACACAGAACTACACACATGCCTGCAACCTCATACAAGTCTTGTATCCTTGTGTTACCTCACACAGAACTACACACATGCCTGCAACCTCATACAAGTCTT CGGTAACCTGGAGATCACAGTGGACTTTCTGAATGAGATTGACAAGCTCATACAGCTCATTGAGTCTCCAATATTTGCAT ACCTGCGGCTGCAATTGTTAGACGAGGCCTACAGCCAGGACCTGATCAAGAGTCTCTACGGGCTGCTCATGCTGCTGCCACAGGCCGAGCCCTTCACCCTGCTCAGGAACAGACTCAACTGTATACCACACTATCAGCTGGCTGCATTAACTGCCAA ACCTTCTCAGACCAACAGTGGTCGGAGGAATGAGTTTGTGGCAGCCATTGACTTTGACCAGCTTCTCAAGCACTTTGAGAGCCTTCAGGTCCTACACCGTGAAGCCCGGCGTAGACATCTTGGATATGTCAGCGGCTGTATATGA
- the LOC127844533 gene encoding protein VAC14 homolog isoform X9 produces MTDKEYSPLTSVCVKALNDKLYERRKQGALEIEKIMKEFVQKKEETNVKAVLKILGDNFALSSNPNARKGGLIGLAAASIALGKDTCRYVNELVKPVLACFRDADSQVRYYSCEALYNIVKVTRGAVLPFFNEIFDALSKLSSDPDQNVKSGTELLDRLMKDIVTESSSFDLVSFIPLLRERIYNKNEFARQFIVSWIVTLDAVPDINMLVFLPEILDGLFLILDDRKPEIRKMCQDCLCEFLTGIKNSKSYLNFSQMANILIVHSENMDDDNISYMAITWLREFVLIAGRLMLPYVSGILHTTLPRLALEDIENKSKKNVREAAEGLNRVVIELIEDLDDNPTPAPTPAPTPAQESPSRETTLGSRAGEIIVTSKGEVTATERQIEGVEATQNDIGQTLYKLSTCDVTPRSLQLDVLSVISILCELVRHHELQTRLASLRWFRHLLIKVPNKTFRHMNMVFPELMRTLADIDQSDETVLLALETLAKITAFPVDPSAILPAAQFYSTQQPKDHSNTDQAHKNSPEHKSPVHSSSYIEILVQTLSKKIQTVSVTNRYFLDFMVQLLEAFKKDRNILERRGAFIIRQLCLQLHPEDIFQTLSEILIVELDMKFACTMVQTLNTILLTSTELFALRNRLKDLNSKESCELFSCLYRSWSHSPVATVALCYLTQNYTHACNLIQVLYPCVTSHRTTHMPATSYKSCILVLPHTELHTCLQPHTSLVSLCYLTQNYTHACNLIQVLYPCVTSHRTTHMPATSYKSSVTWRSQWTF; encoded by the exons AATAATGAAAGAGTTTGTTCAAAAGAAGGAAGAAACTAACGTCAAGGCAGTGTTGAAGATACTGGGTGATAACTTTGCCCTGTCAAGCAACCCAAATGCACGGAAAGGGGGCCTGATTGGCCTGGCTGCAGCATCTATTGCTCTTGGAAAA GACACCTGTCGCTATGTGAATGAGCTAGTAAAGCCTGTGCTGGCGTGTTTCCGTGACGCTGACAGCCAGGTGCGCTACTACTCCTGTGAGGCCCTCTACAACATTGTCAAGGTCACAAGAGGAGCTGTCCTTCCATTCTTCAATGAAATTTTTGATGCCCTTAGCAAG ttgAGTTCTGATCCAGACCAAAATGTGAAGAGTGGAACAGAATTACTGGATAGACTTATGAAA GACATTGTAACAGAGAGCTCTTCATTTGATCTGGTCTCCTTCATTCCACTGCTGAGAGAGCGGATATACAACAAAAATGAGTTTGCCCGTCAGTTCATTGTATCTTGG ATTGTTACCCTGGACGCAGTCCCAGACATAAACATGCTGGTCTTCCTGCCGGAGATACTGGATGGTCTCTTCCTCATCTTGGATGATAGAAAACCAGAAATCAGGAAAAT GTGCCAAGACTGCCTATGTGAGTTCCTCACAGGGATCAAGAACTCCAAGTCCTACTTGAACTTTTCACAGATGGCCAACATTCTGATAGTTCACAGTGAGAACATGGATG ATGACAACATCAGCTACATGGCGATCACGTGGCTGCGAGAGTTTGTGCTGATTGCTGGGCGCCTCATGCTGCCCTACGTTTCAGGCATACTACACACCACCCTGCCTAGACTGGCTCTGGAGGACATAGAAAATAAAAGCAAGAAAAA TGTACGTGAGGCAGCGGAGGGTCTCAACCGTGTTGTGATAGAGCTGATAGAAGATCTCGACGACAACCCCACACCTGCCCCCACACCCGCCCCAACCCCGGCCCAGGAGAGCCCCTCAAGGGAGACCACTCTAGGGAGCAGGGCAGGGGAGATAATAGTCACATCAAAAGGAGAAGTAACAGCTACTGAGAGGCAGATCGAGGGAGTGGAAGCCACACAGAATGATAT TGGGCAAACCTTGTATAAACTGTCAACATGTGATGTGACGCCTAG GTCCCTACAGCTGGATGTGCTGTCAGTGATAAGTATCCTTTGTGAGTTGGTGCGCCATCATGAGCTGCAGACCCGCCTCGCCTCCCTGCGCTGGTTCAGACACCTTCTCATTAAGGTCCCAAACAAG ACATTCCGACACATGAACATGGTATTCCCTGAGCTGATGAGGACCCTGGCAGACATTGACCAGTCAGATGAA ACTGTGCTGCTTGCCCTGGAGACCCTTGCTAAGATTACTGCCTTCCCCGTGGATCCAAGCGCCATACTCCCAGCTGCGCAGTTTTACAGTACACAACAGCCTAAGGACCATAGCAACACAGACCAGGCACACAAGAATAGCCCTGAACATAAAAGCCCTGTACATAGTTCATCATATATTGAAATCTTAGTGCAGActttaagtaagaaaatacaaactgTGAGTGTGACTAATAGATATTTCCTAGATTTTATGGTGCAGTTGCTGGAAGCATTTAAAAAAGACAGAAATATACTGGAGCGTAGGGGAGCTTTCATTATCAG ACAGCTGTGCCTGCAGCTTCACCCAGAGGACATTTTCCAGACGCTGTCAGAGATCTTGATAGTAGAACTGGACATGAAGTTTGCCTGCACCATGGTCCAGACACTCAACACCATCCTGCTCACCTCCACTGAGCTCTTCGCACTCAGGAACAGGCTCAAGGATCTCAACAGCAAG GAGAGCTGTGAGCTGTTTAGCTGCCTGTACCGGTCCTGGTCTCACAGCCCGGTGGCCACAGTGGCACTGTGTTACCTCACACAGAACTACACACATGCCTGCAACCTCATACAAGTCTTGTATCCTTGTGTTAC CTCACACAGAACTACACACATGCCTGCAACCTCATACAAGTCTTGTATCCTTGTGTTAC CTCACACAGAACTACACACATGCCTGCAACCTCATACAAGTCTTGTATCCTTGTGTTACCTCACACAGAACTACACACATGCCTGCAACCTCATACAAGTCTTGTATCCTTGTGTTAC CTCACACAGAACTACACACATGCCTGCAACCTCATACAAGTCTT CGGTAACCTGGAGATCACAGTGGACTTTCTGA
- the LOC127844533 gene encoding protein VAC14 homolog isoform X1 gives MTDKEYSPLTSVCVKALNDKLYERRKQGALEIEKIMKEFVQKKEETNVKAVLKILGDNFALSSNPNARKGGLIGLAAASIALGKDTCRYVNELVKPVLACFRDADSQVRYYSCEALYNIVKVTRGAVLPFFNEIFDALSKLSSDPDQNVKSGTELLDRLMKDIVTESSSFDLVSFIPLLRERIYNKNEFARQFIVSWIVTLDAVPDINMLVFLPEILDGLFLILDDRKPEIRKMCQDCLCEFLTGIKNSKSYLNFSQMANILIVHSENMDDDNISYMAITWLREFVLIAGRLMLPYVSGILHTTLPRLALEDIENKSKKNVREAAEGLNRVVIELIEDLDDNPTPAPTPAPTPAQESPSRETTLGSRAGEIIVTSKGEVTATERQIEGVEATQNDIGQTLYKLSTCDVTPRSLQLDVLSVISILCELVRHHELQTRLASLRWFRHLLIKVPNKTFRHMNMVFPELMRTLADIDQSDETVLLALETLAKITAFPVDPSAILPAAQFYSTQQPKDHSNTDQAHKNSPEHKSPVHSSSYIEILVQTLSKKIQTVSVTNRYFLDFMVQLLEAFKKDRNILERRGAFIIRQLCLQLHPEDIFQTLSEILIVELDMKFACTMVQTLNTILLTSTELFALRNRLKDLNSKESCELFSCLYRSWSHSPVATVALCYLTQNYTHACNLIQVLYPCVTSHRTTHMPATSYKSCILVLPHTELHTCLQPHTSLVSLCYLTQNYTHACNLIQVLYPCVTSHRTTHMPATSYKSCILVLPHTELHTCLQPHTSLVSLCYLTQNYTHACNLIQVFGNLEITVDFLNEIDKLIQLIESPIFAYLRLQLLDEAYSQDLIKSLYGLLMLLPQAEPFTLLRNRLNCIPHYQLAALTAKPSQTNSGRRNEFVAAIDFDQLLKHFESLQVLHREARRRHLGYVSGCI, from the exons AATAATGAAAGAGTTTGTTCAAAAGAAGGAAGAAACTAACGTCAAGGCAGTGTTGAAGATACTGGGTGATAACTTTGCCCTGTCAAGCAACCCAAATGCACGGAAAGGGGGCCTGATTGGCCTGGCTGCAGCATCTATTGCTCTTGGAAAA GACACCTGTCGCTATGTGAATGAGCTAGTAAAGCCTGTGCTGGCGTGTTTCCGTGACGCTGACAGCCAGGTGCGCTACTACTCCTGTGAGGCCCTCTACAACATTGTCAAGGTCACAAGAGGAGCTGTCCTTCCATTCTTCAATGAAATTTTTGATGCCCTTAGCAAG ttgAGTTCTGATCCAGACCAAAATGTGAAGAGTGGAACAGAATTACTGGATAGACTTATGAAA GACATTGTAACAGAGAGCTCTTCATTTGATCTGGTCTCCTTCATTCCACTGCTGAGAGAGCGGATATACAACAAAAATGAGTTTGCCCGTCAGTTCATTGTATCTTGG ATTGTTACCCTGGACGCAGTCCCAGACATAAACATGCTGGTCTTCCTGCCGGAGATACTGGATGGTCTCTTCCTCATCTTGGATGATAGAAAACCAGAAATCAGGAAAAT GTGCCAAGACTGCCTATGTGAGTTCCTCACAGGGATCAAGAACTCCAAGTCCTACTTGAACTTTTCACAGATGGCCAACATTCTGATAGTTCACAGTGAGAACATGGATG ATGACAACATCAGCTACATGGCGATCACGTGGCTGCGAGAGTTTGTGCTGATTGCTGGGCGCCTCATGCTGCCCTACGTTTCAGGCATACTACACACCACCCTGCCTAGACTGGCTCTGGAGGACATAGAAAATAAAAGCAAGAAAAA TGTACGTGAGGCAGCGGAGGGTCTCAACCGTGTTGTGATAGAGCTGATAGAAGATCTCGACGACAACCCCACACCTGCCCCCACACCCGCCCCAACCCCGGCCCAGGAGAGCCCCTCAAGGGAGACCACTCTAGGGAGCAGGGCAGGGGAGATAATAGTCACATCAAAAGGAGAAGTAACAGCTACTGAGAGGCAGATCGAGGGAGTGGAAGCCACACAGAATGATAT TGGGCAAACCTTGTATAAACTGTCAACATGTGATGTGACGCCTAG GTCCCTACAGCTGGATGTGCTGTCAGTGATAAGTATCCTTTGTGAGTTGGTGCGCCATCATGAGCTGCAGACCCGCCTCGCCTCCCTGCGCTGGTTCAGACACCTTCTCATTAAGGTCCCAAACAAG ACATTCCGACACATGAACATGGTATTCCCTGAGCTGATGAGGACCCTGGCAGACATTGACCAGTCAGATGAA ACTGTGCTGCTTGCCCTGGAGACCCTTGCTAAGATTACTGCCTTCCCCGTGGATCCAAGCGCCATACTCCCAGCTGCGCAGTTTTACAGTACACAACAGCCTAAGGACCATAGCAACACAGACCAGGCACACAAGAATAGCCCTGAACATAAAAGCCCTGTACATAGTTCATCATATATTGAAATCTTAGTGCAGActttaagtaagaaaatacaaactgTGAGTGTGACTAATAGATATTTCCTAGATTTTATGGTGCAGTTGCTGGAAGCATTTAAAAAAGACAGAAATATACTGGAGCGTAGGGGAGCTTTCATTATCAG ACAGCTGTGCCTGCAGCTTCACCCAGAGGACATTTTCCAGACGCTGTCAGAGATCTTGATAGTAGAACTGGACATGAAGTTTGCCTGCACCATGGTCCAGACACTCAACACCATCCTGCTCACCTCCACTGAGCTCTTCGCACTCAGGAACAGGCTCAAGGATCTCAACAGCAAG GAGAGCTGTGAGCTGTTTAGCTGCCTGTACCGGTCCTGGTCTCACAGCCCGGTGGCCACAGTGGCACTGTGTTACCTCACACAGAACTACACACATGCCTGCAACCTCATACAAGTCTTGTATCCTTGTGTTAC CTCACACAGAACTACACACATGCCTGCAACCTCATACAAGTCTTGTATCCTTGTGTTAC CTCACACAGAACTACACACATGCCTGCAACCTCATACAAGTCTTGTATCCTTGTGTTACCTCACACAGAACTACACACATGCCTGCAACCTCATACAAGTCTTGTATCCTTGTGTTAC CTCACACAGAACTACACACATGCCTGCAACCTCATACAAGTCTTGTATCCTTGTGTTAC CTCACACAGAACTACACACATGCCTGCAACCTCATACAAGTCTTGTATCCTTGTGTTACCTCACACAGAACTACACACATGCCTGCAACCTCATACAAGTCTT CGGTAACCTGGAGATCACAGTGGACTTTCTGAATGAGATTGACAAGCTCATACAGCTCATTGAGTCTCCAATATTTGCAT ACCTGCGGCTGCAATTGTTAGACGAGGCCTACAGCCAGGACCTGATCAAGAGTCTCTACGGGCTGCTCATGCTGCTGCCACAGGCCGAGCCCTTCACCCTGCTCAGGAACAGACTCAACTGTATACCACACTATCAGCTGGCTGCATTAACTGCCAA ACCTTCTCAGACCAACAGTGGTCGGAGGAATGAGTTTGTGGCAGCCATTGACTTTGACCAGCTTCTCAAGCACTTTGAGAGCCTTCAGGTCCTACACCGTGAAGCCCGGCGTAGACATCTTGGATATGTCAGCGGCTGTATATGA
- the LOC127844533 gene encoding protein VAC14 homolog isoform X4, with protein MTDKEYSPLTSVCVKALNDKLYERRKQGALEIEKIMKEFVQKKEETNVKAVLKILGDNFALSSNPNARKGGLIGLAAASIALGKDTCRYVNELVKPVLACFRDADSQVRYYSCEALYNIVKVTRGAVLPFFNEIFDALSKLSSDPDQNVKSGTELLDRLMKDIVTESSSFDLVSFIPLLRERIYNKNEFARQFIVSWIVTLDAVPDINMLVFLPEILDGLFLILDDRKPEIRKMCQDCLCEFLTGIKNSKSYLNFSQMANILIVHSENMDDDNISYMAITWLREFVLIAGRLMLPYVSGILHTTLPRLALEDIENKSKKNVREAAEGLNRVVIELIEDLDDNPTPAPTPAPTPAQESPSRETTLGSRAGEIIVTSKGEVTATERQIEGVEATQNDMSLQLDVLSVISILCELVRHHELQTRLASLRWFRHLLIKVPNKTFRHMNMVFPELMRTLADIDQSDETVLLALETLAKITAFPVDPSAILPAAQFYSTQQPKDHSNTDQAHKNSPEHKSPVHSSSYIEILVQTLSKKIQTVSVTNRYFLDFMVQLLEAFKKDRNILERRGAFIIRQLCLQLHPEDIFQTLSEILIVELDMKFACTMVQTLNTILLTSTELFALRNRLKDLNSKESCELFSCLYRSWSHSPVATVALCYLTQNYTHACNLIQVLYPCVTSHRTTHMPATSYKSCILVLPHTELHTCLQPHTSLVSLCYLTQNYTHACNLIQVLYPCVTSHRTTHMPATSYKSCILVLPHTELHTCLQPHTSLVSLCYLTQNYTHACNLIQVFGNLEITVDFLNEIDKLIQLIESPIFAYLRLQLLDEAYSQDLIKSLYGLLMLLPQAEPFTLLRNRLNCIPHYQLAALTAKPSQTNSGRRNEFVAAIDFDQLLKHFESLQVLHREARRRHLGYVSGCI; from the exons AATAATGAAAGAGTTTGTTCAAAAGAAGGAAGAAACTAACGTCAAGGCAGTGTTGAAGATACTGGGTGATAACTTTGCCCTGTCAAGCAACCCAAATGCACGGAAAGGGGGCCTGATTGGCCTGGCTGCAGCATCTATTGCTCTTGGAAAA GACACCTGTCGCTATGTGAATGAGCTAGTAAAGCCTGTGCTGGCGTGTTTCCGTGACGCTGACAGCCAGGTGCGCTACTACTCCTGTGAGGCCCTCTACAACATTGTCAAGGTCACAAGAGGAGCTGTCCTTCCATTCTTCAATGAAATTTTTGATGCCCTTAGCAAG ttgAGTTCTGATCCAGACCAAAATGTGAAGAGTGGAACAGAATTACTGGATAGACTTATGAAA GACATTGTAACAGAGAGCTCTTCATTTGATCTGGTCTCCTTCATTCCACTGCTGAGAGAGCGGATATACAACAAAAATGAGTTTGCCCGTCAGTTCATTGTATCTTGG ATTGTTACCCTGGACGCAGTCCCAGACATAAACATGCTGGTCTTCCTGCCGGAGATACTGGATGGTCTCTTCCTCATCTTGGATGATAGAAAACCAGAAATCAGGAAAAT GTGCCAAGACTGCCTATGTGAGTTCCTCACAGGGATCAAGAACTCCAAGTCCTACTTGAACTTTTCACAGATGGCCAACATTCTGATAGTTCACAGTGAGAACATGGATG ATGACAACATCAGCTACATGGCGATCACGTGGCTGCGAGAGTTTGTGCTGATTGCTGGGCGCCTCATGCTGCCCTACGTTTCAGGCATACTACACACCACCCTGCCTAGACTGGCTCTGGAGGACATAGAAAATAAAAGCAAGAAAAA TGTACGTGAGGCAGCGGAGGGTCTCAACCGTGTTGTGATAGAGCTGATAGAAGATCTCGACGACAACCCCACACCTGCCCCCACACCCGCCCCAACCCCGGCCCAGGAGAGCCCCTCAAGGGAGACCACTCTAGGGAGCAGGGCAGGGGAGATAATAGTCACATCAAAAGGAGAAGTAACAGCTACTGAGAGGCAGATCGAGGGAGTGGAAGCCACACAGAATGATAT GTCCCTACAGCTGGATGTGCTGTCAGTGATAAGTATCCTTTGTGAGTTGGTGCGCCATCATGAGCTGCAGACCCGCCTCGCCTCCCTGCGCTGGTTCAGACACCTTCTCATTAAGGTCCCAAACAAG ACATTCCGACACATGAACATGGTATTCCCTGAGCTGATGAGGACCCTGGCAGACATTGACCAGTCAGATGAA ACTGTGCTGCTTGCCCTGGAGACCCTTGCTAAGATTACTGCCTTCCCCGTGGATCCAAGCGCCATACTCCCAGCTGCGCAGTTTTACAGTACACAACAGCCTAAGGACCATAGCAACACAGACCAGGCACACAAGAATAGCCCTGAACATAAAAGCCCTGTACATAGTTCATCATATATTGAAATCTTAGTGCAGActttaagtaagaaaatacaaactgTGAGTGTGACTAATAGATATTTCCTAGATTTTATGGTGCAGTTGCTGGAAGCATTTAAAAAAGACAGAAATATACTGGAGCGTAGGGGAGCTTTCATTATCAG ACAGCTGTGCCTGCAGCTTCACCCAGAGGACATTTTCCAGACGCTGTCAGAGATCTTGATAGTAGAACTGGACATGAAGTTTGCCTGCACCATGGTCCAGACACTCAACACCATCCTGCTCACCTCCACTGAGCTCTTCGCACTCAGGAACAGGCTCAAGGATCTCAACAGCAAG GAGAGCTGTGAGCTGTTTAGCTGCCTGTACCGGTCCTGGTCTCACAGCCCGGTGGCCACAGTGGCACTGTGTTACCTCACACAGAACTACACACATGCCTGCAACCTCATACAAGTCTTGTATCCTTGTGTTAC CTCACACAGAACTACACACATGCCTGCAACCTCATACAAGTCTTGTATCCTTGTGTTAC CTCACACAGAACTACACACATGCCTGCAACCTCATACAAGTCTTGTATCCTTGTGTTACCTCACACAGAACTACACACATGCCTGCAACCTCATACAAGTCTTGTATCCTTGTGTTAC CTCACACAGAACTACACACATGCCTGCAACCTCATACAAGTCTTGTATCCTTGTGTTAC CTCACACAGAACTACACACATGCCTGCAACCTCATACAAGTCTTGTATCCTTGTGTTACCTCACACAGAACTACACACATGCCTGCAACCTCATACAAGTCTT CGGTAACCTGGAGATCACAGTGGACTTTCTGAATGAGATTGACAAGCTCATACAGCTCATTGAGTCTCCAATATTTGCAT ACCTGCGGCTGCAATTGTTAGACGAGGCCTACAGCCAGGACCTGATCAAGAGTCTCTACGGGCTGCTCATGCTGCTGCCACAGGCCGAGCCCTTCACCCTGCTCAGGAACAGACTCAACTGTATACCACACTATCAGCTGGCTGCATTAACTGCCAA ACCTTCTCAGACCAACAGTGGTCGGAGGAATGAGTTTGTGGCAGCCATTGACTTTGACCAGCTTCTCAAGCACTTTGAGAGCCTTCAGGTCCTACACCGTGAAGCCCGGCGTAGACATCTTGGATATGTCAGCGGCTGTATATGA